The genomic segment tgttttgttggtacacagctagccagacagtgtatgtactgtagttgtaataacacgcatgatgtgctgtgtgtatcatgattaatataaagtgtgactcactcgatggacagttgtgcgtttggtccagctgctTCGGGACATTGTTtccagtttatttgggtaagcattccatttatgtcaaaatagcatgacttcaaattccacattttgcagcttcgagtcactttcacctcactctgtcggcttccgtctgctccaacgtctcacccttctTTCGTGCTCACTTCTAAAACCAGtacttcatcctccgtatattcagattcaaaaagataagattgtgaatcctcatttgccccaaaaatagtcgtcttcgttgtttgttactgAAGTTGCCAGAAGTGCGCTACTATGGAAACAAATCAATGCgctaaaaaaaatcagtgattataattagagataaatgcgttaaaatgtaatatcggaaattatcggtattgtttttttttattatcggtatcgttttttttttttttgttgttttttttaattaaatcaacaaaaaaaacacaagatacacttacaattagtgcactaaccaaaaaaaactccctcccccattcacactcattcacacaaaagggttgtttccttctgttattaatattctggttcctacattatatatcaatatatatcaatacagtctgcaagggataaagtccgtaagcacacatgattggtccactaatagtaccaacctttaacagttaattttacaaattttcattaattactagtttctatgtaactgtttttgtattgttttactttcttttttattcaagaaaatgtttttaatttatttatcttattttattatattcatttctttttaaaagtaccttatcttcaccatacctggttgtccaaattaggcataataatgtgttaattccacgactgtatatatcggttgatatcggtatcggtaattaaagagtatcggaatatcggatatcggcaaaaagccattatcggacatccctaattataatgatcaaaatactgtaaatattgtgcatattacatattgttataaacatgtctgttactacattatatatatatatatatacttgcagtgtgtatataaaatgttgattgagggtttttgaagttgttttagagggctttggagGCTACAAcgttgactcccattagccacatcttgcaagcgtttttttaccatctttaaaatctcctccccaaaaaaccaaaaaaaaaaacctgtgttcttgtctcttagattgtgaacgataggcaaaatttaaaaaaaaaagtgcagttcctctttaaggttGCAGACAGTCACTTTAATTGAACAGAAGCATGAATTGAAGCATTTATGTTCGTTTTaaattgtcaggacttggtcggGGGATTAGAAGGGGCTACAAAATCTGGATACGCATTACCAAGTCATAactacatgttaaaagtgcaacaaACGTCATGTGCTGCCTTTCTGTCTCTGCTGCAGGATTTGGAGAAGTGCAACAAATTTCTACGTGGCTCCCTCAATCGGCAAGCGACATCGGAACACAAAAAGATCAGCGTGGCCAGGAAGACGTCCTATTGTTTGCAGACGCAAGTTTTCGAGTTAAAAAAGGAAACTCGGGTAAGTGGAATCTTAAAAGGATCATTTGAATGCATCAACAAAAGTCAGAGTTGCACCAATTCTGTATTTTTAAACAGGACATAAAAAGAGAGTTGgacacacacaatatttatgccTATAAACTCGGTAATCAACCAAAAAAGAAAGGTATAGTAACATGATGACTTGGCAATTTTGCCTTTTGAATTGCCAGACTGACCTAATTTCTCACCTCACAGGCAAACTGAACAAGATGGTCCAGACCGATGTTGTCTCTGCGTCCTGCAGCGAGACCGAGAATCCCGTCAAGTCGGAAGTGTCGGAACCTGAGGAGAAGCCACCTGTCAGTCATTCGGTGATCCCTGAGAGACAGGATTACGGGCCGCCCCTACCACCGCCCTCTCTGGAAGATCCAAAAGAGCCGGAGGATACCAACAAATATCCAGGTAAGACGAGTATCCATTACTTGTATGGCACTTTGTAGCTATAATCAGCCCTGACGTATCCATTCAACAATTGGTTCTAGTGGTTGAAGAAATCCCCAGTCATCCGCctgtggtggaatatgttgaggaAGTGATCGAGGAAAGGAAGCCAGACATGGTGGTTGTCCAGCAGCCAGAGAAGCAAGAAGAACAGGTGGTCTGGATCCCAACACCGCCTAGACATAGAGGATTCCCACAGATACCGACCAGACACAGACGGAAATACATATTCTCACCGGTCATTGAGAACCTACATAAGGGCAGACCAGCCTACAGCGGTGTGGACATGAATGAATACAAGGCCTTTCAGAGACTGAGGAAGGCAGAGTCTTTTAGTCAATCGTGTTCAGGAAGTTCACCAGCTTGGAGATCGGATTACATAGAAGACAGCTCTCCATGCGGGTTTGAGACACCCCAACCCGAAGGGGTGTCCTTTGTGTCACAGGAAGTCTCCGATTTGCCTGAGTCCAAACTTAGTGTCTCTGAAATATGCGAGTAAGTAAGCTCTGCGGGTTTTAATACTCGACGGATGAGTATTTGTCTTACATTTTTACAACAGCTGGTTTAACAGCGGTCTGTTTGGAAGGATCAGTTTTTACAGACTTGGAATTCAATCTGAACCGACCTGAACTCAAACCAAATTAGACAGACTACACCTGCACACCAATCACTGACTGAATAAGTCACAATGTAGGTTGATTGTAATGGCTAGTTTGAGATGTCGCATATTTTAGATAGATATGTCGATGATGACCTTTGACACCAACTACCTCAATCCTCACGTTTAAGGTTATTCAATGTTATTTCCGGGCGATGGTCTTTGAAGATCAGTTTATGCCAACAGTGTACATATTCTTAGCCTTTTAGCTTTAGCTACCTCAGCCATTTTAAGTCTTGTATTCTTTGAAATCTATAGGACTTCATTGGCATTGAACAATAATTCCTGAGTATATGGTTGTACGAATGATTTCTACCTGTCTACCTCAACTACCCCGTGTTGGATATTTAAAATAGGGGTTCCTCGCTCTGACAAAGAGCAGTGAAAGTTTGAATGTTGCTACTGTCAAATTATACCTTTGCCAAATGCTGTGTAGTACCTCAGCGGTAGAGTAGTCTAAGGACTTGACTGACTTTAAGGACTTGAGTTGGGGACTTGAAGCTGACAAGTTCAAGACCAGTAGACAAAGGAACAGGTACTGTAGAGAAGCCCGTGAACAAGGCACCAAAAGCCCAACTGGTTAGGGTCTGACTGCAACTCCTCTTACATCCGCATATGTTTTCTggtatatgtgtatgcatgtagagtatattatatatatgtacagcaaATCTGATCTGATCTGGCCTGTGTTTCCACAGCAGTCATGGAAAGTCCGTACCAAACTGAACCCAAGTGTACTTTTTTGGCAGAAATCTGGTATAAATGTGGTTTGAACGTAATGCAAAAGTTTCCCAATAGCTTTCTACCTTTTTATGGTGAAatgacacatgcacacacacgttgGTTGTGTGATTGGTTGAGCACAGGTCTTGGAAGGTAAGCAGGGTCTGAATGCATATTGACAGGTCTATCACGTTTGATCAACTTGCATCCCTACGTCACAGTCAAAACAGTTATAGTTGTCGGATTTATTACGTTAAATTCTAAACCAATAGGACAACTATGTTTACATGCACAGCATTTCTCCAATCAGATCTAAACTTTGGTTGAACGGAATTCCCAATCCACTGTTTACGTGGACACTAAATAAATTCTTGCAATACATGCATAACGTGTTTAATCAGGAAATAGTGGAAACTACTTTTGCCTATGTCGTAAACAAATCTGCGTGTTCTCAACTAATTTGCTTTGTTCCTCACACGTTacctttttattaaattttttaaaatggtTATTTTCACAAGCTTGTTTGTAAAACTGTTTCTTAACTGTTCGACTATCAAGGCGTTCAACAATCCTGAGTCCTATTAACATTTCTGACAACAAAGTTGTGTCACAACAGAGCAAATCTGCGTCCCTCCCACCTTGTCTGCCGCTCGGCGAGCACCCGGCTGTCTCAAAGGCGGAAGCGCGGCATGCTGATGTAGAAAATAGGCGCAGTGAAGCTGAATTTACCCTAACCATGGAGAAATGATCCGATCTGTACATTGACACAGTTCGGAATAACAATCAGCATAAACCACCCCTCTTGTTCGGAATCTTCTGATTGACATGTAGCATCTTTAATCTAATTGGACCTTTTATTTATATGATTTATGTCCATTTAAACACGGCTAATGAGAGGTATTACAAAGAAAACATTTCAATTTTGTGTTTGCTTGTGTTCTTTCTtataaaacaaaacttgcacccCGACTGTTGTAATTTActaatattttccacaaaatttAAAGTTgaattgggaacatctctgcgctgctgacccgtctccgctcgggatggtttcctgctggccccactagactggactcttgctattatgttggatccactggactctcacaatattgtgtcagacccactcgacatccattgcattcggtctcccctagagggggggggggggttacccacatatgcggtcctctccaaggcatacttgccaaccctcccgaattttccgggagactctcgaaattcagcgcctctctcgaaaacctcccgggacaaatattctcccgaaaatctgccgattttcagccggagctggagggggcgtggcctccagctccggctgaaaatcgggagattttcgggagaataaaaaaaaaggctgtcctcactcaggtccgcatggagctggagggggcgtggcctccagctccatgcagacctgagtgagggcaACCTTATTTTTATgactggaggacaacagggtgacaagaactaaatcatccagactagagataaattgtattatcatgtttatcttacctaaaaaataaatatatttattaattaaaaaaaaacaactaaatatatattatttattagtatttttattagtattttttctgactccttattacatccagccatagaattatacattaatataaacatatatgaaataattaattttaaatgatcataataattcatttaaaatgaccatatttaattattaaaataattgcttgtttatcaacaactttagcattttattcattacattttgaagctctcagaagccaagttatgttatattcctaaagatttatttatgcaactttgaagtatcaattatctaaacacagttttgttggcatgttttcaggatatatatatatatatatatatgtatgtatgtatgtatgtatgtatgtatgtatgtatgtatgtatgtatgtatgtatgtatatatatatgtatgtatatatgtgtatatgtatatgtatgaaatacttgacttggtgaattctagatgTCAATATAcaactcccctcttaaccacgcccccgcccacaaccacgccccagtcccacccccgaccacgccccccacaccccacctcccgaaatcggaggtctcaaggttggcaagtatgcttcaaggtttctcatagtcattcacatcgacgtcccactggggtgagtttttccttgcccttatgtgggctctgtatcgaggatgtcgttgtggcttgtgcagccctttgagacacttgtgatttagggctatataaatagacattgattgattgataaagtaccactgatagtcacacacactaggtgtgaaattactctgcgtttgacccatccccttgttccaccccctgggaggtgaggggagaagtgagcagcagcggtggccgcgctcgggaatcgttttggtaatggctttttgccgatatccgatattccgatattgtccaactctttaattaccgataccgatatcaaccgatatatgcagtcgtggaattaacacattattatgcctaatttggacaaccaggtatggtgaagataaggtactttaaaaaaaaaaaaaatgaaataatataattaaattaaaaaaaatttcttgaataaaaaagaaagtaaaacaatataaaaaaagttacatagaaactagtaattcatgaaaattaaaggttagtactattagtggaccagcagcacgcacaatcatgtgtgcttacggactgtatcccttgcagactgtattggtatatatttatatatatatatatatatatatattgtttataacaatatgtaatatgtacaatatttacagtattttgatcattataattagggatgtccgataatggctttttgccgatgtccgatatgccgatactctttaattaccgataccgatatcaaccgatatatacagtcgtggaattaacacattattatacctaatttggacaaccaggtatggtgaagataaggtacttttaaaaagaaattaatataataaaataagataaatacattaaaaacattttcttgaataaaaaaagaaagtaaaacaatataaaaacagttacatagaaactagtaattaatgaaaatgagtaaaattaactgttaaaggttagtactaatagtggaccagcagcacgcacaatcatgtgtgcttacggactgtatcccttgcagactgtattgatatatattgatatataatgtaggaaccagaacattaataacagaaagaaacaacccttttgtgtgaatgagtgtaaatgggggagggaggttttttgggttggtgcactaattgtaagtatcttgtgttttttatgttgatttaataaaaatgtaaaaaaaaacaaaaaacgattccgataataaaaaaacgataccgataatttccgatattacattttaacgcatttatctctagttTTGGTGATTTGGCTTGGAAATTTCTGTAACTTTAGGGTGTTTCGCTGAATCACCACACAATTTGGTACACACCTTTTAGGGGACTGGTATGcacatgtgtgtaaaatttgaacGAGAATGATTACAAAAAACATGGCCTTTGCTGGACTTCAGAACTGATTGctcattttttgtggaaaaatgaTAGAACTTTCTGCATTTTGACCACAACCCATTTCGTTCAAATAGCTAATTTTGTGTCTTAGACAAACGCCTGAATACGACCGGGTTGAAAACCCTTATGGACAAAAGGTGAGACCCGGTCACTGGCGATGCTCCAGTTGAACTAATAAATTGACACAGTCCCTCACTTCAGGGTCTCTTATCTACTTAGGAAACTAAAAACTGTTGCTATTTCCGTCCATGTATGCCCAGCAAGGAGCTGTCGTCTGGCCGACGGACAGCTGAAGCTGCCAATCAGTGCTGCTCTTCTTGAGGGCAAGGCACCAATCCTGCACTGATGGGGCCTGCAGGCAAAAATAACCTcagcaatgtgtgtgtgtttgttctaatAATagaggagggaggctaccctctttaAGAACCTATACTTGTTGCTTAGCTAATAGGAAAACAGCAAGATAATGGTCATCAAAGTCTTCCTCGCCACCTCGTCGGGATCCACTGCGGTAAGTTTTAATTCTCTTTAACTTTCTTTGAATGCAACGCACACACTCCACGCCGTAAAGTTGAAAGTGCAATGCCAGACAGTCGTCTTGCAACAATTTGGCACGGATCTATGTTTGGAAGCAAGAGTCCATTAAAGCATTGCTCACAAGAACAAGTCTCATTCCGGACAGAAGCGACATGACCACATCTCCAGGATCCCACGTAGACAACTGTCTATGGCAGTATAATCAGACTAATGTGTGCGTGCAAACGTACCGATTGATTCGTGCCCCACTTGGCTGGTGTGCGTTGTTGATCGATCCCCGCCGTGAGAAAACTTGAAATTGCGTAATGCCCCTCATCGCTGTGATCCATAAAGCTAATTCCAACACTCTGACACATAAACGATACTTTTAACACAAAATATTGGCACCATGTGTGGAATATTGTGTACGCTTTCCATTTGGATAATTGGTAAACAAAGCGTAATTTAAATATCTATATCGCATAAACACActatataatatccatccatccataacaTAGATATAGTTATAGATAATTATTGCACTATAATAAAGAGCTTTGTTATAGTGACAAATTATATCTTAATTGCAGTATTCAAAATAGGTAGCAGGATGGATGCTAGCTCTTTCCCTGACACTTGTAAATGTatcttccccccccccctctctctaggTTAATGAAGTTATATTTTTgatttatcattttatttgtcTTTGTATTCttgtaaatgtgaaataaagttaTTTCAAAAGAGCGCAGATAGCACTCGCAAGCTAGCTAGCAAACTAGCTAGCTAGCTACACTgctaaaactgaaatctaagtaagattaaatatctcaaataagggtgatatttgcttattttctgtctgacaagataattcttctcactaagctgattttatgttagagtgttttacttgttttaagggttttggtcctaaatgatctcagtaagatattccagcttgttgctgagattttatgacctatattgagtaaaaaatgcttgaaactagaatatcaactgatgcaaagctgtgtcattaacacttacAAGTATAAAaccacttttttaaagtaataatttcttcaagcatgaaaaaacaaatgttgcagagcgcatatcattatgtcaagataatggcactagcatttacttaatttaagaatatttttcaacatattgagcaaaaaggtctctttttttttgttcctaccaagaaaagtgctcttgttattagtgagaatatacttattttaaggtattttggggttcattgaggttagctaattttacttgttttggaaagtcttgacaagccgaattttcttgttctattggcagataattttgcttagttcaaataaaatacccctcatttttgtatttttttcttgtttttgaacactgactttttgcagtgtagagccTTTATTTGTACCATTAACATTTCTGTTAATGAGTAGGTATGATGACACAATTAGTCCATATTCAGGTGGtcaaatgtaaaatatgtgatgaaATTAATATTTAATAAGCCCTTCTCAAAGAGATTGCAGTTAGCTATTACAGTACCTTCATGTAGGTAAAAGGCTATTTTGTTCACATGTATTGTATTGATGTCTGCGTTGTGTTCTTAATCAGTAATTCATATCATTATAATATATAGGAGTGAATTTGAATGTTAGGGATAACAAACACAATCTTAATCATTAGACTTCTGTTCCCCATTGATACAGTTGTTATTTTGGGTCAGACTTGGACCCATGTatgtttttaccttctttttcccAGATCAAGAAGAAGCAACAGGATGTGGTGGCCTTCCTGGAGGCGCTGAAGGTGGAGTACGCTCAGCTGGACATCGCCTGCAATGAGCAGAACCGCATGTGGATGAGGCAGAATGTTCCGGAGGAGAAGAAACCCTCCAATGGCATCCCTCTGCCCCCTCAGATCTTCAATGAAGAGAGCTACTGTGGGGTCAGCCTGCACACACATCTGcctagtgcattattttttttaaattcatggataaaatcatgttaaaatgttcggttttgtttgtgCGCAGGACTATGAGACGTTCTTTGATGCAAAGGAAGACAACGCTGTTTACTCCTTCTTGGGGCTGGCCGCTCCTCCAGGCTCCAAGGTTCACATTCTGTTTCTATCCGTATCCGTATTGTTGTCTTAGTAGTTCTTCTTTTAAAGGAGTAAAGTGCAAATTAATTAATGGAAAACACGCCTCAAAAGactcgatattccgatattgtccaactctttaattacagataccaatatcaaccgataccgatatcaaccgatatatgtagtcatggaattaacacattattatgcctaatttggacaaccaggtatggtgaagatagggtacttttaaaaaaaattaataaaataagatagataaattaaaaacattttcttgaataaaaaagaaagtaaaacaatataaaaaccgttacatagaaactagtaattaatgaaaatgagtaaaattaactgttaaaggttagtactattagtggaccagcagcacgcacaatcatgtgtgcttacggactgtatcccttgcagactgtattgatatatattgatatataatgtaggaaccagaatattcataacagaaagaaacaacccttttgtgtgaatgagtgtaaatgggggagggaggttttttgggttggtgcactaattgtaagtgtatcttgtgttttttatgttgatttaataaaaaaataaattaaaaaaccgataccgataaaaaaaaaaatgataccgataatttccaatattacagtttaacgcatttatcggtcgataatatcggcaggccgatattatcggacatccctaatccaaaCCATTAATCGCACGTGTGCTTTGCTTTTTTCTTGACTCTTTCATGatggcgcatacttgccaaccttgagacctccgaattcgggagtttGGGGGGGTAGGGTCGGGAGGGTTAaggtggaggagtatatttatagctagaattcactgaaattaaagtatttcatatatatatatatattagggctgcaacaaccaatcgattaaaatcaattctaaaagtAGTTGGCgactaatttagtcatcgattcgttggatctatgctatgcgcatacgcagaggcaatttttttattttttttattttttttataaacctttatttataaactgcaacatgtacaaacagctgagaaacaataatcaaaataagtatggtgccagtcatggaattaacacattattatgcctaatttggacaaccaggtatgatgaagataaggtccttttaaaaaaaaataaaaaaaataagataaataaattaaaaacattttcttgaataaaaaagaaagtaaaacaatataaaaacagttacatagaaactagtaattaatgaaaatgagtataattaactgttaaaggttagtactattagtggaccagcagcacgcacaatcatgtgtgcttacggactgtatcccttgcagactgtattgatttatattgatatataatgtaggaaccagaatattaataacagaaagaaacaacctttttgtgtgaatgagtgtaaatgggggagggaggttttttgggttggtgcactaattgtaagtgtatcttgtgttttttatgttgatttaattaaaaaaaaaaaaacccaaaaaaccagataccgataataaaaaaaacaataccgataatttccgatattacattttaaagcatttatcggccggtaatatcggcctgccaattgataataattataattggttattaagagtaaatgaaaattagactcctaccttgtttactttcgtgactacctccttaaagttttttaatcaaatcagAAATGTCAAGCAGcttaaatgcgccaaacatggataagtgtggagagattgtttttgcatttttcccatcatccatTGTAATGGATTTTAATGGgtgtaataacgttttttttatgctgattgtacgttttttttaataatgtccgTGAAGTTCAATGAGCACgttgtgttgtgtgaccatgtttgttgaatttgtgtgctggttgaattttttttttttcttcctgcaccatgactagggtaggttgttttgGATTGGGTCACATAAGTATATGATGTGCATGAAATTAATTAGATGTTCAACTTGGGTCACCCTAGCAGCCATTTGACCAGGCTCCCAACAAATATCAAAAGCCAAAACATTGCGCCCAGCCAACTTGCTTATTAGACTCTTGCTGTATCGTAGGACAAATTAAAGACGCTGGCTGGCCTGCGGGtcgcagtttggacacccctggtttaaacgaTGTGATAATGTTTCATCAtttaaaggcctattgaaatgcgattttcttatttaaacggggatagcaggtccattcctatgtgtcatacttgatcatttcgcgatattgccatatttttgctgaaaggatttagtagagaacatcgacgataaagttcgcaacttttggtcgctgataaaaaagccttgcctctaccggaagtagcagacgatatgcgcgtgacgtcacaggttgtggagctcctcacatccgcacattgtttacaatcatggccaccagcagcgagagcgattcggaccgagaaagcgacgatttccccattaatttgagcgaggatgaaagatttgtggattaggaaagtgagagtgaaggactagagggcaatgggagcgattcagatagggaagatgctgtgagaggcgggtgggacctgatattcagctgggaatgactaaaacagtaaataaacacaagacatatacaggtaaaagccagtaaattagaatattttgaaaaacttgatttatttcagtaaatgcattcaaaaggtgtaacttgtacattatatttattcattgcacacagactgatgcattcaaatgtttatttcaattaattttgatgatttgaagtggcaacaaatgaaaatccaaaattccgtgtgtcacaaaattagaatattacttaaggctaatacaaaaaagggatttttagaaatgttggccaactgaaaagtatgaaaatgaaaaa from the Nerophis lumbriciformis linkage group LG17, RoL_Nlum_v2.1, whole genome shotgun sequence genome contains:
- the sh3bgr gene encoding SH3 domain-binding glutamic acid-rich protein isoform X15 encodes the protein MVIKVFLATSSGSTAIKKKQQDVVAFLEALKVEYAQLDIACNEQNRMWMRQNVPEEKKPSNGIPLPPQIFNEESYCGDYETFFDAKEDNAVYSFLGLAAPPGSKEAMQADEGQHIVENGTHADESNEEGAGDDSIEVPEGDRNGDAHGGEAEEGEGVDADELAEPVENEATEGDEEVEETGHAEEDGEQGEEFLEETREEVAE
- the sh3bgr gene encoding SH3 domain-binding glutamic acid-rich protein isoform X18, translating into MVIKVFLATSSGSTAIKKKQQDVVAFLEALKVEYAQLDIACNEQNRMWMRQNVPEEKKPSNGIPLPPQIFNEESYCGDYETFFDAKEDNAVYSFLGLAAPPGSKEAMQADEGQHIVENGTHADESNEEGAGDDSIGHAEEDGEQEEEELRQLEDEEEADVEEEGEEFLEETREEVAE
- the sh3bgr gene encoding SH3 domain-binding glutamic acid-rich protein isoform X22, with product MVIKVFLATSSGSTAIKKKQQDVVAFLEALKVEYAQLDIACNEQNRMWMRQNVPEEKKPSNGIPLPPQIFNEESYCGDYETFFDAKEDNAVYSFLGLAAPPGSKEAMQADEGQHIVENGTHADESNEEGAGDDSIGHAEEDGEQGEEFLEETREEVAE
- the sh3bgr gene encoding SH3 domain-binding glutamic acid-rich protein isoform X21 produces the protein MVIKVFLATSSGSTAIKKKQQDVVAFLEALKVEYAQLDIACNEQNRMWMRQNVPEEKKPSNGIPLPPQIFNEESYCGDYETFFDAKEDNAVYSFLGLAAPPGSKEAMQADEGQHIVENGTHADESNEEGAGDDSIGHAEEDGEQDEEEADVEEEGEEFLEETREEVAE